The Paraburkholderia sp. SOS3 genome includes a region encoding these proteins:
- a CDS encoding IS3 family transposase encodes MYSYEDRIRAVKLYLKLGKRLTATVRQLGYPTTKSLERWYHTYERCLDLPKERICLRPRYSEEQKKAATDHYMSHGQCLAATTKALGYPGRGTLVAWLDELHPERTKRVLGKASGIRHTPERRRTAVIDLCTRRESAEEVAKKIGVSRPTLYNWRNRLLGQEVASIMIRRNDPPESSEKATLEQQVESLRRDIRKLQIEHDILKKANEIIKKGLGVDPQLLTNREKTMLVDALKQTYTLPELFAELGLARSSYFYHRARIQTADKYARVRLAIADIFELNHRCYGYRRVRAALGRQKVFISEKVVRRLMKQEQLSAATTRRRRYGSYAGEIGPAPENLINRDFRAAAPNEKWLTDITEFQIPAGKVYLAPVIDCFDGLVISWSISTRPDAELVNTMLDAAIDAIGSSSSRPVVHSDRGAHYRWPGWLTRIREANLIRSMSRKGCSPDNAACEGFFGRLKTELFYSRDWQTVSTDQFIEVVDSYIRWYNEKRIKISLGALSPIEYRESLGLTT; translated from the coding sequence ATGTACTCGTACGAAGACCGCATCCGAGCGGTCAAGCTCTACCTGAAGCTTGGAAAGCGGCTTACAGCGACCGTTCGTCAATTAGGCTATCCGACAACGAAGTCTCTCGAACGTTGGTATCACACGTACGAGCGATGTCTGGATTTGCCGAAGGAACGTATTTGCCTGAGGCCGCGCTATTCGGAAGAACAAAAGAAGGCGGCCACAGACCACTATATGAGCCATGGCCAGTGTCTGGCTGCAACGACGAAAGCGTTGGGGTATCCGGGACGCGGGACGCTTGTCGCCTGGCTTGACGAGTTGCATCCCGAGCGAACGAAACGCGTTCTCGGGAAGGCTTCGGGTATTCGGCATACACCAGAGCGCAGGCGGACAGCGGTCATCGATCTGTGCACTCGACGCGAAAGCGCAGAGGAAGTTGCTAAAAAGATTGGCGTGAGCCGCCCAACGCTGTACAACTGGAGAAATCGGTTACTCGGTCAGGAGGTTGCTTCAATCATGATACGCCGCAACGATCCGCCGGAGAGCTCCGAGAAAGCGACGCTGGAGCAGCAGGTCGAATCACTCCGACGAGACATCCGGAAGCTCCAGATCGAACACGACATCCTGAAGAAGGCCAATGAAATAATAAAAAAAGGCCTGGGCGTCGACCCGCAACTCCTGACGAATCGGGAGAAGACAATGCTGGTTGATGCCCTGAAACAGACCTACACGCTGCCGGAGCTTTTTGCGGAATTGGGGCTCGCCCGTAGCTCCTACTTCTATCACCGGGCACGGATACAGACTGCCGACAAGTACGCTCGTGTACGCCTTGCCATCGCAGATATCTTCGAGCTCAATCACCGCTGCTATGGATATCGCCGGGTGCGCGCGGCACTTGGCAGGCAGAAAGTCTTCATCTCGGAGAAGGTCGTTCGGCGCCTGATGAAGCAGGAGCAGCTAAGCGCGGCCACAACGAGGCGACGACGATACGGCTCCTACGCTGGAGAAATAGGTCCGGCTCCCGAGAACCTTATCAACCGCGATTTCCGGGCAGCAGCACCGAATGAAAAGTGGCTCACAGACATCACGGAGTTCCAGATTCCTGCCGGTAAAGTCTATCTGGCGCCGGTTATTGATTGCTTCGATGGGCTTGTGATCAGTTGGTCGATCAGTACGCGACCAGACGCCGAGCTTGTGAACACGATGCTCGATGCCGCCATCGACGCAATCGGTAGTAGCAGTAGCCGACCTGTTGTCCATTCAGATCGCGGTGCGCATTATCGCTGGCCAGGCTGGCTTACCCGGATACGTGAGGCCAATCTGATTCGCTCAATGTCGCGCAAGGGCTGCTCGCCCGATAACGCGGCGTGCGAAGGCTTCTTTGGACGACTGAAAACGGAACTGTTTTACTCCCGGGACTGGCAGACCGTCAGCACCGACCAGTTCATTGAGGTCGTCGACTCGTACATTCGCTGGTACAACGAGAAACGGATCAAGATCTCGCTTGGCGCACTCAGTCCGATCGAATACCGGGAGAGCCTCGGGCTCACGACATAA
- a CDS encoding oxidoreductase: MTRLKCSRIALIGPGAIGTTVAAALHEVGRTPALFGRTAHERLVLHFEGGSISVPGPVKTDPADVAHEFDLVFVAVKSTQIETAAPWLAALCSEKTVVCVLQNGVEQQALFAPHVPGCPVLPSVVWFPAQREPDASVWLRAEPRITLPDTPHTGLVLAALRDTRCAVDVAADFTSLTWRKLLQNAVAGLMVLTGRRSGMFSRADITALSLAYLRECLAVARAQGATLDDDVAQQIVDAFHRSPADLGTSILADRKAGRPLEWDSRNAVVQRRARLHGIATPISDFVVPLLAAASDGPG; encoded by the coding sequence ATGACAAGGCTCAAATGCTCACGCATCGCACTCATTGGCCCAGGGGCAATCGGCACCACCGTGGCTGCCGCACTGCATGAGGTTGGACGCACACCCGCACTCTTCGGCCGCACCGCTCACGAACGGCTGGTATTGCATTTCGAAGGCGGTTCCATCAGCGTGCCGGGACCGGTGAAAACCGACCCCGCCGATGTCGCGCATGAGTTCGATCTCGTTTTCGTGGCGGTCAAGTCGACCCAGATCGAAACCGCCGCACCATGGCTTGCCGCATTGTGCAGCGAGAAAACGGTTGTCTGTGTGCTGCAAAACGGCGTCGAACAGCAAGCCCTGTTTGCGCCTCACGTGCCAGGCTGCCCGGTGCTGCCATCGGTGGTGTGGTTTCCCGCCCAGCGCGAGCCGGACGCATCGGTGTGGCTGCGCGCCGAACCGCGCATCACCCTACCCGACACCCCTCACACCGGCCTCGTGCTGGCGGCGTTGCGCGACACGCGCTGCGCGGTCGATGTAGCGGCGGACTTCACTTCCCTGACATGGCGAAAGCTTTTGCAAAACGCGGTCGCTGGACTGATGGTGCTCACGGGCCGCCGCTCCGGCATGTTTTCCCGCGCCGATATTACCGCGCTATCGCTTGCCTATCTCCGCGAATGTCTCGCGGTCGCACGCGCGCAAGGAGCTACCCTCGATGACGACGTTGCGCAGCAGATTGTCGACGCGTTTCATCGTTCGCCCGCCGATCTCGGCACCTCGATTCTCGCCGACCGCAAAGCGGGCCGACCGCTCGAATGGGACAGCCGTAACGCGGTCGTGCAGCGACGTGCGCGCTTGCACGGCATTGCCACTCCGATCAGCGATTTCGTGGTGCCGCTTCTCGCGGCGGCGAGCGACGGTCCTGGCTAA
- a CDS encoding LLM class flavin-dependent oxidoreductase: protein MVTGIGHSVMSGSGQVRMSVLSGLAASRCRSRYASSTSDTFPIECIRTKIEMKKIGFLSFGHWANSPHSNARSASDVLLQSIELAVAAEELGADGAYFRVHHFARQLASPFPLLAAVGARTSRIEIGTAVIDMRYENPLYMAEDAGAADLIAGGRLQLGISRGSGEQVIDGWRYFGYAPQEGETHADLARRHTEVFYEVLRGEGFAQPNPRPMFANPPGLLRVEPHSEGLRERIWWGSGSDATAVWAATMGMNLQCSTLKNDESGRPLHIQQAEQIHAYRQAWKEAGHHREPRVSVSRSIFALMNDQDRMYFGRDSHSEDTVGLLDENIRAIFGRTYAAEPDRLVELLAKDEAIAQADTLLLTVPNQLGVEYCAHVIGSILTHVAPALGWR, encoded by the coding sequence TTGGTCACCGGAATCGGCCATTCCGTGATGTCTGGTTCGGGCCAGGTCAGGATGTCCGTCCTTTCAGGCTTGGCAGCGTCCCGCTGCCGATCGCGCTATGCTTCGTCGACATCAGACACCTTCCCCATCGAATGCATACGCACCAAGATTGAAATGAAAAAGATCGGCTTTCTCTCATTCGGCCACTGGGCCAATTCCCCGCACTCGAACGCACGTTCGGCATCGGATGTCCTGCTGCAATCCATCGAACTCGCGGTGGCCGCCGAGGAACTCGGCGCGGATGGCGCGTATTTTCGCGTTCATCATTTCGCCCGCCAGCTCGCGTCGCCGTTTCCGCTGCTTGCTGCCGTCGGCGCCAGAACCAGCAGGATCGAGATCGGCACTGCTGTAATCGACATGCGCTACGAAAACCCGCTCTATATGGCCGAAGACGCCGGCGCAGCCGATCTGATCGCGGGCGGACGGCTGCAGCTTGGCATCAGTCGAGGCTCCGGCGAACAGGTGATCGACGGCTGGCGCTATTTCGGTTACGCGCCGCAGGAAGGCGAAACGCATGCCGATCTGGCGCGGCGCCATACCGAGGTGTTTTACGAGGTGTTGCGCGGCGAAGGTTTTGCTCAACCGAATCCGCGGCCGATGTTTGCGAATCCGCCGGGCCTGCTGCGCGTAGAGCCGCATTCCGAAGGCCTGCGCGAACGGATCTGGTGGGGCTCGGGCTCCGACGCCACGGCGGTCTGGGCGGCCACGATGGGGATGAACCTGCAATGTTCGACACTGAAGAACGACGAGTCAGGCCGCCCTCTGCACATTCAGCAGGCAGAGCAGATCCACGCTTACCGGCAGGCGTGGAAGGAAGCTGGCCATCATCGGGAACCGCGCGTGTCAGTCAGCCGCAGTATTTTCGCTTTGATGAACGATCAGGATCGCATGTATTTTGGGCGCGATTCCCATAGCGAGGACACCGTGGGTCTGCTGGACGAGAACATCCGCGCAATTTTCGGCCGCACCTACGCGGCAGAGCCCGACAGGCTCGTCGAGCTGCTTGCAAAGGACGAGGCGATTGCGCAAGCCGATACGTTGCTTCTGACCGTGCCCAATCAGTTGGGTGTCGAGTATTGCGCCCATGTGATCGGCTCGATTTTGACGCATGTCGCGCCAGCGCTCGGATGGCGATAG
- a CDS encoding NAD(P)/FAD-dependent oxidoreductase, whose translation MLRKLRSRMLQSAATIERLGTPWFLLATRLWIGQVVFAHQIMGMVESESHGLLHAVLPVPSSLDVALRAAVPLLLSLGLLTRPLALALLAGALTTVMGNAQGIVSPLLIWLVVAGPGTFSLDALLGRGTPFAPLGPLASLRMVRAGYQAFSLYLTPVLLFAARIGLAVALALPFRQVLVPADMPMPASFTMPFDIPAWAAIALAGALALGCATRLAAAICAGLIPLAGIAMALDERLAVLLLLLGLMCGGAGMLSVDGLLAKWTILDTDDQDRDGGHRPRVVVVGGGFAGVSTVYGLRNSRCDITLIDQRNYHLFQPLLYQTATAALSATEIATPIRSLFRGQRNVRILLGKVNGIDTAAREVVIGENRERYDYLVLATGARHSYFGKDAWAPYAPGLKTVEDATSIRSRLLKAFEAAESTADETARTAWLTFVIVGGGPTGIELAGAIAELARHGMDQEYHAIDPSTSRVILLHAGPRVLPTFHASLSAVAERSLRSLGVDVRLETRVLGVDETGVDVGPYRIASRTVLWAAGVAASPAAKWLGQAEDGAGRVKVGDDLSVPSHDRIYAIGDTASSTGWRGAPVPGLAPAAKQQGQYVARVIDAHLSGRAAPPAFQYRHFGSLATIGRQAAVVEIGRLRLSGGLAWWLWGVAHIMFLAGGRNRTAVAVDWLWAYLTYRRSTRLITEAVQSSSN comes from the coding sequence ATGCTTCGAAAGCTTCGTAGCCGCATGCTTCAGTCAGCCGCGACCATCGAGCGTCTCGGCACCCCGTGGTTCCTGCTCGCGACGCGCCTCTGGATCGGCCAGGTCGTATTCGCGCATCAGATCATGGGCATGGTCGAGAGCGAATCGCACGGACTGTTGCATGCCGTGCTTCCCGTTCCTTCGAGCCTCGATGTGGCCCTGCGCGCAGCCGTGCCTTTATTGCTTTCGCTTGGACTGCTGACGCGCCCTCTCGCGCTGGCCTTACTGGCGGGCGCATTGACGACGGTCATGGGAAACGCGCAAGGCATCGTGTCGCCGTTGCTGATCTGGCTTGTCGTCGCGGGTCCGGGTACGTTTTCGCTCGACGCGCTGCTAGGCCGTGGCACGCCTTTCGCGCCGCTCGGTCCGCTCGCCTCGCTGCGGATGGTCAGGGCAGGCTATCAGGCATTCAGCCTCTATCTGACACCGGTGTTGCTGTTCGCTGCACGAATCGGCCTGGCCGTTGCGCTCGCCCTTCCCTTCCGCCAAGTCCTTGTCCCGGCCGATATGCCGATGCCGGCGTCCTTCACGATGCCGTTCGACATTCCCGCGTGGGCCGCGATCGCGCTTGCGGGCGCGTTGGCGCTCGGTTGCGCGACACGCCTTGCCGCGGCGATCTGTGCGGGGCTGATCCCGCTCGCGGGTATCGCGATGGCCCTCGACGAACGGCTTGCCGTGCTGCTCCTGCTGCTCGGCCTCATGTGCGGCGGCGCCGGCATGCTGTCGGTCGACGGACTGCTCGCCAAATGGACGATCCTTGACACCGATGATCAGGATCGCGATGGCGGGCATCGTCCGCGCGTGGTCGTGGTGGGCGGCGGCTTTGCCGGCGTATCGACCGTTTATGGCTTACGCAATTCGCGCTGCGACATCACGCTGATCGACCAGCGCAACTATCACCTGTTCCAGCCGTTGCTTTATCAGACCGCAACGGCCGCGCTCTCCGCAACCGAAATCGCGACGCCGATCCGCAGCCTCTTCAGGGGACAACGCAACGTGCGCATCCTGCTCGGTAAAGTGAACGGCATCGATACGGCGGCAAGAGAAGTCGTGATCGGCGAGAACAGGGAAAGGTACGACTATCTGGTGCTGGCCACGGGCGCACGCCATAGCTATTTCGGCAAGGATGCATGGGCGCCCTACGCGCCCGGACTCAAGACCGTCGAAGATGCCACTTCGATCAGAAGCCGCCTTCTGAAAGCGTTCGAAGCAGCGGAGAGCACGGCGGACGAAACCGCGCGTACTGCGTGGCTGACTTTCGTGATCGTGGGCGGCGGACCGACTGGAATCGAACTCGCAGGCGCAATCGCCGAACTTGCGCGGCATGGCATGGACCAGGAATATCACGCGATCGATCCTTCCACCTCGCGCGTGATCCTGCTGCATGCCGGGCCACGCGTGCTGCCGACGTTTCACGCATCGCTGTCGGCAGTCGCCGAGCGTTCGCTGCGCAGCCTCGGCGTGGACGTGCGCCTCGAAACCAGGGTGCTCGGCGTGGACGAAACAGGCGTCGACGTGGGGCCATACCGGATCGCATCGCGTACCGTGCTGTGGGCCGCCGGTGTGGCGGCGTCCCCCGCGGCGAAGTGGCTCGGCCAGGCGGAAGACGGTGCCGGCCGGGTCAAGGTCGGCGACGATCTTTCCGTGCCGTCGCACGACAGGATCTATGCAATCGGCGACACGGCATCGAGCACGGGATGGCGAGGCGCGCCTGTCCCTGGCCTTGCGCCCGCGGCCAAGCAGCAGGGCCAATACGTGGCCCGCGTGATCGACGCGCATCTCTCGGGGCGCGCCGCACCGCCAGCATTCCAGTACCGTCACTTCGGCAGCCTAGCGACGATAGGCAGGCAAGCAGCAGTCGTCGAAATCGGCAGACTGCGGCTATCGGGCGGGCTTGCGTGGTGGCTCTGGGGCGTCGCACACATCATGTTTCTGGCGGGCGGACGAAACCGCACGGCGGTCGCGGTCGACTGGCTTTGGGCTTATCTTACGTACCGCCGCAGCACCCGGCTCATCACGGAGGCGGTTCAATCCAGCAGCAATTAA
- a CDS encoding flavin monoamine oxidase family protein, with translation MNNIVTSSAWRVNYPYPADFNFDYSRLLSDTQHAGIAKNTQPGLRVAIIGAGIAGLTAAHELFRCGVTNLDIYEASERVGGRLRSQPVDGQHTVFELGAMRIPMFTQPTGPAAASAQYMQRFDLSSQPFPTADAADVSFGVFSEQTSSFSLKPRSEALPLAPEVEALQQKWLAFASRVVTAVRASFGTPQWPALWHAIEQRYWRDSFRNVLLTPARVEDNRGANGDFGGAGMNEQELCVIERAGIGNGPWAAYLDFSSMLIFRMIFFGFFDDLRLIQGRFDADGDYAGGPHAGDTSLTDSLGHPLAAPRYLGVQSIAEAMLYCPVQSAHAAAISLYDASRDSRYHVRLYTRSPVESVLRIDDEVHIDCGSHRRGYDAVLITAPMAGNRCAIRMTGFTDADLPPEVVGADRMSEWLASSKVFVALKARYWEQSAIPQLIASDNFLETTYGYAVDTPRLSDPGVLLLSYTWDKLSEGLLSETNDSALVSHCIATLDRMLAQSGVAGKISDYVDETQTAVIHWSRRPTIRGAARVYRAGIAQPNRALLRYNETHSAKSKLYLAGEAYASDGGWVESAMRMSLDAVLHLLNNHGATFSGGFAFDSAYPRRTT, from the coding sequence ATGAACAACATCGTCACATCGAGCGCGTGGCGCGTTAACTATCCATATCCTGCCGACTTCAATTTCGACTACTCGCGGCTTTTGAGCGATACGCAGCACGCCGGTATCGCGAAGAACACGCAACCTGGCTTGCGCGTCGCGATCATCGGCGCGGGCATCGCCGGACTGACCGCTGCGCACGAACTGTTCCGCTGCGGAGTGACGAACCTCGATATTTACGAGGCATCCGAACGCGTCGGCGGACGGTTGCGCTCACAACCGGTTGATGGACAGCACACGGTATTCGAACTCGGTGCGATGCGCATTCCGATGTTCACACAACCAACAGGCCCGGCGGCAGCCTCTGCGCAATATATGCAGCGCTTCGACCTGAGCTCGCAGCCTTTTCCAACCGCCGACGCCGCCGATGTATCGTTTGGCGTCTTCTCGGAACAAACATCGTCGTTCAGTCTCAAGCCGCGCAGCGAGGCATTACCGCTCGCGCCTGAAGTCGAAGCCCTGCAACAAAAATGGCTGGCGTTCGCATCGCGCGTCGTGACGGCAGTGCGGGCCTCGTTCGGCACACCTCAGTGGCCGGCCCTGTGGCACGCGATCGAGCAACGCTACTGGCGCGACAGCTTTCGCAACGTCCTGTTGACGCCGGCGCGCGTCGAAGATAATCGAGGCGCCAACGGCGACTTCGGCGGCGCGGGCATGAACGAACAGGAGCTTTGCGTGATCGAGCGAGCCGGCATCGGCAATGGCCCGTGGGCCGCCTATCTCGACTTTTCGTCGATGCTCATCTTCCGCATGATCTTCTTCGGTTTCTTCGACGACCTGCGATTGATTCAGGGCCGCTTCGACGCCGATGGCGATTACGCCGGCGGACCTCATGCCGGCGACACGTCGCTCACCGATAGCCTCGGTCATCCGCTGGCCGCGCCGCGGTATCTTGGCGTGCAGTCGATCGCCGAAGCGATGCTGTACTGTCCCGTGCAAAGCGCGCACGCCGCTGCGATCTCCCTTTACGATGCATCGCGCGACAGCCGGTACCACGTCAGGCTCTACACGCGCAGTCCGGTCGAATCGGTGCTGCGTATCGATGACGAAGTGCATATCGATTGCGGATCGCATCGGCGCGGTTACGACGCCGTGCTCATCACTGCGCCGATGGCCGGCAACCGCTGCGCGATCCGGATGACCGGCTTCACCGACGCGGACTTGCCGCCCGAAGTCGTTGGCGCCGATCGCATGTCCGAATGGCTCGCGAGTTCAAAAGTATTTGTCGCTTTGAAAGCACGGTATTGGGAGCAATCCGCCATTCCTCAACTGATCGCGTCCGACAATTTTCTGGAGACGACTTACGGGTATGCCGTCGATACGCCACGCCTTTCGGATCCGGGTGTACTTCTGTTGAGCTACACGTGGGACAAGTTGTCTGAAGGTCTGTTAAGCGAGACCAATGACAGCGCGCTTGTATCGCATTGCATCGCCACGCTTGACCGCATGCTTGCGCAAAGCGGCGTCGCCGGGAAAATTTCCGACTATGTCGATGAAACGCAGACGGCGGTAATTCACTGGAGTAGACGGCCGACAATACGCGGCGCGGCACGCGTGTATCGGGCGGGAATTGCGCAGCCGAATCGCGCCCTCCTGCGCTATAACGAGACGCATAGCGCGAAGTCGAAGCTATATCTCGCGGGGGAAGCGTATGCGAGCGACGGAGGCTGGGTCGAGTCCGCGATGCGAATGTCGCTCGATGCGGTATTGCACCTGCTGAACAATCACGGCGCCACCTTCTCCGGCGGTTTCGCATTCGATTCGGCGTATCCGCGTCGAACAACATAG
- a CDS encoding NADP-dependent isocitrate dehydrogenase, which produces MSTPPKIIYTLTDEAPALATYSLLPIVKAFTRSSGITVETRDISLAGRIIAAFPDYLKAEQKGADDLAELGELTTRPEANIIKLPNISASVPQLKDAITELRDLGYKLPSYPDVAKTDAEKDIKARYDKIKGSAVNPVLREGNSDRRAPLSVKNYARKHPHKMGAWSAESKTHVSSMSHGDFYGSEKSALIGEAGSVRIELTAADGAKTMLKEKVAVRAGEIIDASVMSRKALRAFLEAQIADAKQQGVLFSVHLKATMMKVSDPILFGEVVSAFYKDVLAKHADTLAAAGFNPNNGIGDLYARLGDLPASTRDAIEADIAAQYAQRPPLAMVNSDKGITNLHVPSDVIIDASMPAMIRESGKMWGADGALHDAKAVVPDRCYAGVYQATIEDCKRHGPFDPVTMGSVPNVGLMAQAAEEYGSHDKTFQIAADGVVRVTDAAGNVLLEHTVEAGDIWRMCQTKDAAVQDWVKLAVTRARASHTPAVFWLDAKRAHDAQLIKKVETYLQQHDVSGLDIRVLAPVDATRFSLERIRAGKDTISVTGNVLRDYLTDLFPIMELGTSAKMLSIVPLMAGGGMFETGAGGSAPKHVQQLVQEGFLRWDSLGEFLALAASLEHLSNAYGNAKAKVLATTLDEATGKLLDLNRSPARKVGGIDNRGSHFYLSLYWAEALANQTEDAQLSAQFKGVAAALAQNEARIVEELGAAQGKPVNIGGYYRPNTDLTSKAMRPSSTMNRVIDAIA; this is translated from the coding sequence ATGTCCACGCCGCCGAAGATTATCTACACCCTCACCGATGAAGCCCCCGCGCTCGCCACCTATTCGCTGCTGCCGATCGTCAAAGCCTTTACGCGATCGTCGGGCATTACGGTCGAAACCCGCGACATCTCGCTTGCCGGCCGCATCATCGCAGCGTTTCCAGACTATCTGAAAGCCGAGCAGAAGGGTGCCGACGATCTGGCGGAACTGGGCGAACTCACCACGCGTCCCGAAGCGAACATCATCAAACTGCCGAACATCAGCGCATCGGTGCCGCAGTTGAAAGACGCGATCACGGAACTGCGCGATCTCGGCTACAAGCTGCCGTCGTATCCCGACGTGGCCAAAACCGATGCGGAAAAGGACATCAAGGCGCGCTACGACAAGATCAAAGGCAGCGCGGTGAATCCGGTGCTGCGCGAGGGCAATTCGGACCGCCGCGCGCCTTTGTCGGTGAAAAATTATGCGCGCAAGCATCCGCACAAGATGGGCGCGTGGAGCGCGGAATCGAAAACGCACGTGTCGAGCATGAGCCACGGCGACTTCTACGGCAGCGAGAAGTCGGCGCTGATCGGCGAGGCAGGCAGCGTCAGGATCGAACTGACGGCGGCCGACGGCGCGAAGACAATGCTGAAAGAGAAGGTGGCGGTGCGCGCCGGCGAGATCATCGACGCGTCCGTGATGAGCCGCAAGGCGCTGCGCGCGTTCCTCGAGGCGCAGATCGCCGATGCGAAACAGCAGGGCGTGCTGTTCTCCGTGCACCTCAAGGCGACCATGATGAAGGTCTCGGACCCGATTCTGTTCGGCGAAGTCGTGTCGGCCTTCTATAAAGACGTGCTGGCGAAACACGCCGATACGCTGGCGGCGGCGGGCTTCAATCCGAACAACGGTATCGGCGATCTTTACGCGCGCCTCGGCGATCTGCCGGCGAGCACGCGCGACGCGATCGAAGCCGATATCGCCGCGCAGTACGCGCAGCGCCCGCCGCTCGCGATGGTCAATTCGGACAAGGGCATTACGAATCTGCATGTGCCGAGCGACGTGATCATCGACGCATCGATGCCGGCCATGATTCGCGAGTCGGGCAAGATGTGGGGCGCGGACGGCGCGCTTCACGACGCGAAGGCGGTGGTCCCGGACCGCTGCTATGCCGGCGTCTACCAGGCGACGATCGAGGACTGCAAGCGTCATGGCCCGTTCGACCCGGTCACGATGGGCAGCGTACCGAACGTGGGCCTGATGGCGCAGGCGGCCGAGGAATACGGCTCGCACGACAAGACCTTCCAGATCGCGGCCGATGGCGTGGTGCGCGTGACCGACGCGGCCGGCAACGTGCTGCTCGAACACACGGTCGAAGCCGGCGATATCTGGCGCATGTGCCAGACCAAGGACGCGGCCGTGCAGGACTGGGTCAAGCTCGCGGTGACCCGCGCGCGTGCTTCGCATACGCCGGCGGTGTTCTGGCTCGACGCAAAGCGCGCTCACGATGCGCAACTGATCAAAAAGGTCGAGACCTACCTCCAGCAGCACGATGTGAGCGGCCTCGATATCCGTGTGCTGGCGCCGGTCGACGCGACGCGTTTTTCGCTCGAGCGCATCCGCGCGGGCAAGGACACGATTTCGGTGACCGGCAACGTGCTGCGCGATTACCTGACGGACCTGTTTCCGATCATGGAACTCGGTACGAGTGCGAAGATGCTGTCGATCGTGCCGCTCATGGCGGGCGGCGGCATGTTCGAAACGGGCGCGGGCGGCTCGGCGCCGAAGCACGTCCAGCAACTGGTGCAGGAAGGCTTCCTGCGTTGGGATTCGCTCGGCGAGTTTCTTGCGCTGGCGGCATCGCTCGAGCATCTGAGCAACGCATACGGCAATGCGAAGGCCAAGGTGCTGGCGACGACGCTCGACGAGGCCACGGGCAAGCTGCTCGACCTGAACCGGTCGCCCGCGCGTAAGGTCGGCGGCATCGACAATCGCGGCAGCCACTTCTACCTGAGCCTCTATTGGGCCGAGGCATTGGCGAATCAGACCGAAGACGCGCAACTGAGCGCGCAATTCAAGGGCGTGGCGGCCGCGCTGGCGCAGAACGAGGCGCGCATCGTCGAAGAACTGGGGGCGGCGCAAGGCAAGCCGGTGAATATCGGTGGCTACTATCGTCCGAACACCGATCTCACGAGCAAGGCGATGCGGCCGAGTTCGACGATGAATCGCGTGATCGACGCGATCGCGTAA